GCGGCTGCCGAACTCCTCGGTGGCCGCCACACCTGGCAGCGTCTGGAGGGTGCGATAGACATTGTCGAGCGCCCCCGGCGTGCGCAGGACTTCCACCGGGGCAATGACCTCGGTCGCGGGCGCCGCCGCGGGCCGCGTCGCGGTTACCGCGACGCTGGTGGCGAAGCCGGTGTCAGGCGCGAGCGCCAGCTCAACGGCGGCCAGGCCGCTTTCGGGAACGTCCAGATCAGCCGCCAGGGGGAAATAACCCGTCGCTGCGACCAGTAAGGCAATTTGCCCCGCCGGCACGGCCAGCGAGAACCGCCCGGCCGCGTCGGTGGTCGCAAGCAGTTGATTCAGTGAGAGGCGAGCGTTCGAGATCGGAGCGCGCGATTCGGCATCAACGACGGTCCCAGAGACGGTTCTGGACGGCGACTGTGCCAGGGCGGGCTCGGCCAGGAACGCAATGGCCAGTGCCAGGGCCAGCCGGTTAAACATCTGCCGTGTGAGACGCCGGGGCGCGGCGTTTGGTTCCCAGGTCTGCGCTTTGGCCGTGGCTCCGCGCCTAAGCTTGTAAATTAGAAGTGACAGTTCTAATATACACAGGTGATAAACCGGCGCTACGCCGCGACCCTGCACGGGCTGGTCCGCCGCTGGCCGGCGGTGACGATGCTCGGCCCGCGCCAGTGCGGCAAGACCACCTTCAGCCGACACGCCCTGCCTGGCTGGACCTACGTCGACCTCGAGCGGCCGTCCGACGCCGCGCCACTGCTGGCTGATCCCGAGGCCCGGCTCGCGCAGCTCGGCGACCACGTCATCTTCGATGAGGCGCAGCGGGTCCCCGAGCTGTTCGCCGTGCTGCGCAGCACCATCGACGAGCGACGGTCCCGGAATGGCCGCTTCCTGTTGCTTGGCTCGGCGTCGCCGCAGCTGGTCACCGGCGTGGCCGAGTCCCTCGCCGGCCGCACGGCCTTTTTGGACTTGCCGGCCTTCCGATGGGACGAGGTCCAGGGCGCCGGCCGCAAAGAAAGCTTGTCCGACCTGTGGCTGCGCGGCGGCTTTCCCGGCGCCTTTCTCGCGCGCGGCGACCGGGCCAGGGCCGAGTGGCTCGACGCCTACACCCGCGCGTTCATCGAACGCGATCTCCCGGCTCTGGGTGTCGACGTCTCGGCCGCCCGAATGCGTCAATTATGGACGATGCTCGCGCACAGCAATGGCGGGCTGTGGAACGCCTCGCAGCTCGCCGCCTCGCTCGGCGTCAGCTATCACACGGTCAATCGCTACGTCGACGTGCTCGAGCAGACCTTTCTCGTCAGGAGGTTGCCGCCATTCTTCGCCAACATCAAGAAACGTCTCGTCAAGAGTCCCAAGATTTACTTTCGAGACAGCGGACTGTTGCATGCGTTTCTCGGTATCGACACGGGGGCTTCGCTTCACGGGCATCCTGCCCGCGGACTCAGCTGGGAGGCGTTTGTCATCGACCAGCTGATTGCGGCGTTCCAACGGGTGCGGCCGGCGTACCGGCCCTACTTCTGGCGCACGGCGACTGGCCAGGAGGTCGACTTGCTGATGGATGACGGCCGGCGGCAAGTGCCCTTCGAGATCAAGCTGCACTCGGCGCCAACCATTGATGACGCGCGCGGGGTGCTGACCTGCATGAAGGACCTGGGACTGCAACGTGGCTACGTGATCTATCCGGGCCGCGAGGCGTACTCGCTCGGTCATCAGGTGACGGCTCTTCCCGCCGGCCAACTCCTCAGCCGGCCGCAGGACATCGCCAGGCTCTGACGGCCGGGGTCGGCGGCTCTCGCCGCCTCCTGGGGCTCGCGCCTTACGGCGCTCGTCGGGTGGATGGAAATGGGCTGCTACATCTGATACAGCATCAGGTACACGATCACGCCCGTGACCGACACGTAGAGCCACAGGGGCAGGGTGATCCGCGCGATCTGCTTGTGCTGGTCGAAGCGGCTCGACAGCGCTCGCGACACCGTGATCAGTACCATCGGCACGATCGCCGCCGCCAGGATGATGTGTGGGATCAGCACCGCGAAATACACCGTGCGAATCCACCCAGTTCCCTTGAAGGGCACCGACCCGACGTTGAGGTGATAGATCACGTACGAGGTCAGGAACATGGCCGACACGGCCAGGGCGCCGATCATGCACCACTTGTGCGCCTGCCGGCGGCCGCTCTTGATCAGGAACCAGCCCGTGGTCAGCAGCACGAACGAGGTGGCGTTGAGTGACGCGTTCAGCGCCGGAAGATCAGTCACGGTCATTGGGATGGACGGCTCACAAGCAGGGTGCTGATTGACAGGGTGACGATGGCGAACACCGCCACCGTGCCGGCGGCAGAGGCCAGGTTGGCAGCGGGCACGCCGGTCAGGAACGCGCGGAGCATCTCGACGGCGGGCGTGAGCGGGTTCACGCGCATCAGCGCCTGCACCCAGCCGGATGCGCCGGTGGCGGGGAACAACGCCCCCGACAGCAGCCACATCGGCATCAGCACCGCGTTCATGATGCCGTGAAAGCCCTGCGTCGATCGCATCGGCCACGCGATCATGATGCCCAGTCCGCCCAGGGCCAGTCCGAGCAGCGCGACCGACGCCATGGCCGCCAGGATATCGCCGGCGCCCGGTGACAGGCCGGACACCGGCAACAGCAGCATGAAGACCGCACCGTTGATGAGGGCCAGTGTCATGCTGCCGAGCGCCTTGCCCAACACGATCGACGCGCGCGGCGCCGGCGACGCCAGCACGCCCTGCAGAAAGCCCTCCTGGCGATCCTCGATGATCGAGATGGTCGAGAACAGGGCCGTGAAGAGAACGATCAGCGCCAGCGAGCCCGGGAAGTAGTACGGCAGAAAGCCGGCCTCGCCCGTGGCCGATTGAAACGACGTGCCGAGGCCCGATCCAATCACGAACCAGAAGATCACCGGCGTCAGCAACGCGCCGACAATGCGGCTCGGCTGGCGGAGGAACCGCAGGACGTCGCGCCGCCAGAGCGAATATGTCGCAAGGATCATGACGAGAGGCCGGTTCCCGTGTGATGGGTGAAGACGTCGTCCAGCGTCGGCGCGCGGGCCGGGAGGTTGGCGACCAGGTCTGCCGGCGCGCCGATGGCCACCAGCTGGCCCTCATGAAGAATGCCGACACGGTCGGCCACCGCCGCCTCCTCGATCAGGTGCGTCGTCAGCACAATGGTGGTGCCCTCATCGTCGCGCAGGCGGCGCAGCTCCTGCAGCAGGTCGCGGCGCGCCGCCGGGTCGAGGCCGCTGCTTGGTTCGTCGAGCACCAGCAGCGGCGGTTCCGGCAGTAATGCCTTCGCCAGTTCCACGCGGCGGCGCAGGCCGCCGCTGAGCGTGCCGACGCGGTCGCCGGCCCGGGGCGTCAGGCCGAAGCGTTCGAGGCCGCGTTCGATGCCGCGCGCGAGGGCCGGCCCAGACAGGCCATACAGGTAGCCGTGGTGACGAAGGTTCTCGAGCACGGTCAGCCACGGGTCGATGGCCGCGGATTGGAACACGACGCCAAGCTGCCGGCGGGCGGCCGCGGGCTGGCGAACGACGTCGGTCCCGAACACTTCGACCGTGCCCGACGTGGGTGCAATCAGCGTGCTGATGATCCGGAACAGCGTGGTTTTGCCGCCGCCGTTGGGACCGAGCAGCGCGAACAGATCGCCGCGGGGCACCGAGAAGCTGAGTCCGCGCAGCGACTCACGCTCTCCGTAGCGATGCTTGAGGTCGGTTACTTCGAGTGCCGAGCTGGTCATGACAGGAGTTCAGGAGATAAGGAGGCTAATTATGGCTTTTCAACAACCCAAAGTTGCTCCTGATCTCTTGATCTCCTTTAAAAGTGGGCTCGGTGGTCGAAGACGAGCAGCGCCCAGAGGATGGGCAGGTACAAGATCGATCCGAAAAACAAACGCCTGGCCGTGGCGAGGGTGCGCTTGGCCGAGAATTCGAGCGCCATCATCATCAGGATCGCTCCCAGTGTCATTGCGCCCACCATGTACCACGGCGAGGCCAGGCCAACGCCGGTCGGCATCATGCTGAGCGGAATCAGGGCCGCGGTGTAGATCACGGCCTGGCGTCCGGTCGAGCGGCCGTCGGGCTGGATCACCGGCAGCAGCGGCATGCCGGCGCGGGCGTATTCGTCGCGATACATCCAGGCGATGGCGAGAAAGTGCGGCATCTGCCACATGAACACGATCCCAAACAGGACCCAGCCCTCGATCGAGAGGGTGTTGGTGGCGGCGGCCCAGCCGATCACGGCCGGCAGCGCGCCGGGCAGCGCGCCGACGATGGTCGAGAGCGAGGTGCGGGTCTTGAGCGGCGTGTAGAACAGCACGTAGCTGGCCGCGGTGAAGAGCGCCACCCCCGAGGTGAGCGGGTTGAGAAAGTACGCCAGTTCGGTGGCGCCGAGCACCGTCAGGGACAGGCCGAAGACGATGCCGGCCGACGGCGGCATCCGCAAGTCGGCGATCGGGCGCATGCGCGTGCGCCGCATCAGCCGATCGGTGTCGCGCTCCCAGGCCTGGTTTAGCGCCGAGGCACCGCCGGCCACCAGGAACGTGCCGAGCAGCGTGTGGGCGAACGCCGCCAGCGTGGCGCCGGGCCCCGCGCCGAGCGAGTAGGCCGCGGCCGTGGTCAGCAGGACCAGGAAGTTCAGCCGCGGCTTGGTCAGCGTGACAAAGTCGGCCGCCCGCGACGGCGTCGCCTTCGCCTGCTCCATGTGACTGTCTTCAGCGTGCGAATGTGAAACTGACATCTTTCATTTCTTTCGAGCCGACCGTGATCTGCTGCGTCTTGACGCCAAGTTGTTCGTGCCAGGCCTCGATCGTGTACGTGCCGGGCGG
This portion of the Acidobacteriota bacterium genome encodes:
- a CDS encoding ABC transporter permease, with amino-acid sequence MILATYSLWRRDVLRFLRQPSRIVGALLTPVIFWFVIGSGLGTSFQSATGEAGFLPYYFPGSLALIVLFTALFSTISIIEDRQEGFLQGVLASPAPRASIVLGKALGSMTLALINGAVFMLLLPVSGLSPGAGDILAAMASVALLGLALGGLGIMIAWPMRSTQGFHGIMNAVLMPMWLLSGALFPATGASGWVQALMRVNPLTPAVEMLRAFLTGVPAANLASAAGTVAVFAIVTLSISTLLVSRPSQ
- a CDS encoding ABC transporter ATP-binding protein, with protein sequence MTSSALEVTDLKHRYGERESLRGLSFSVPRGDLFALLGPNGGGKTTLFRIISTLIAPTSGTVEVFGTDVVRQPAAARRQLGVVFQSAAIDPWLTVLENLRHHGYLYGLSGPALARGIERGLERFGLTPRAGDRVGTLSGGLRRRVELAKALLPEPPLLVLDEPSSGLDPAARRDLLQELRRLRDDEGTTIVLTTHLIEEAAVADRVGILHEGQLVAIGAPADLVANLPARAPTLDDVFTHHTGTGLSS
- a CDS encoding DUF420 domain-containing protein: MTVTDLPALNASLNATSFVLLTTGWFLIKSGRRQAHKWCMIGALAVSAMFLTSYVIYHLNVGSVPFKGTGWIRTVYFAVLIPHIILAAAIVPMVLITVSRALSSRFDQHKQIARITLPLWLYVSVTGVIVYLMLYQM
- the cyoE gene encoding heme o synthase, which encodes MSVSHSHAEDSHMEQAKATPSRAADFVTLTKPRLNFLVLLTTAAAYSLGAGPGATLAAFAHTLLGTFLVAGGASALNQAWERDTDRLMRRTRMRPIADLRMPPSAGIVFGLSLTVLGATELAYFLNPLTSGVALFTAASYVLFYTPLKTRTSLSTIVGALPGALPAVIGWAAATNTLSIEGWVLFGIVFMWQMPHFLAIAWMYRDEYARAGMPLLPVIQPDGRSTGRQAVIYTAALIPLSMMPTGVGLASPWYMVGAMTLGAILMMMALEFSAKRTLATARRLFFGSILYLPILWALLVFDHRAHF
- a CDS encoding ATP-binding protein, encoding MINRRYAATLHGLVRRWPAVTMLGPRQCGKTTFSRHALPGWTYVDLERPSDAAPLLADPEARLAQLGDHVIFDEAQRVPELFAVLRSTIDERRSRNGRFLLLGSASPQLVTGVAESLAGRTAFLDLPAFRWDEVQGAGRKESLSDLWLRGGFPGAFLARGDRARAEWLDAYTRAFIERDLPALGVDVSAARMRQLWTMLAHSNGGLWNASQLAASLGVSYHTVNRYVDVLEQTFLVRRLPPFFANIKKRLVKSPKIYFRDSGLLHAFLGIDTGASLHGHPARGLSWEAFVIDQLIAAFQRVRPAYRPYFWRTATGQEVDLLMDDGRRQVPFEIKLHSAPTIDDARGVLTCMKDLGLQRGYVIYPGREAYSLGHQVTALPAGQLLSRPQDIARL